A genome region from Tursiops truncatus isolate mTurTru1 chromosome 15, mTurTru1.mat.Y, whole genome shotgun sequence includes the following:
- the RHOT2 gene encoding mitochondrial Rho GTPase 2 isoform X6, whose amino-acid sequence MSCGGGAALGKGPAPLAGAALAVPGVPTRWRRRAARPVWPARLAREDARAGAGSAGAATARVGVVGGGRACTGVGLQLPAASMKRDVRILLLGEAQVGKTSLILSLVGEEFPEEVRPSAPPRPRRAQVRAPPLSALPGCPHGRVCPRSLPGQKRSPFPRTSPQRRCPPTSWITQAEQTVEELQDEIHKANVVCVVYDVSEEATIEKIRTKWIPLVNGDTKRGPRVPIILVGNKSDLRPGGSMEAVLPIMSQFPEIETCVECSAKNLKNISELFYYAQKAVLHPTAPLYDPEAKQLMPECAQALTRIFRLSDQDMDQVLSDQELNAFQMSCFGHPLAPQALEDVKVVVSKNVAGGVRDDRLTLDGFLFLNTLFIQRGRHETTWTILRRFGYGDSLELTANYLCPPLHVPPGCSTELNHRGYQFVQRMFEKHDQDRDGALSPAELQSLFSVFPAAPWGPQLPRTVRTEAGRLPLHGYLCQWTLVTYLDVQHCLEHLGYLGFPTLCEQDSQAHAITVTREKRLDQEKGQTQRNVFLCKVVGARGVGKSSFLQAFLGHGLGDAGEPAGESSAYTIDTVQVNGQEKYLILCEVGADSLLTTSADATCDIACLMFDSSHPRSFSLCASVYKTPCPRGAARHLLLAPGGAGGRRGCRCCRSQLLTLQGLGEEPMRSQTPQSDLRVLVWGHLLGGGWRPSQLSS is encoded by the exons ATGAGCTGCGGGGGCGGGGCGGCACTGGGCAAAGGCCCCGCCCCCCTGGCCGGCGCGGCGCTGGCAGTGCCCGGCGTGCCCACGCGGTGGCGCCGCCGGGCAGCTAGGCCGGTCTGGCCCGCCCGCCTCGCTAGAGAGGATGCGCGGGCGGGGGCCGGAAGTGCGGGCGCAGCTACAGCGCGGGTCGGGGTCGTGGGCGGGGGCCGGGCCTGCACTGGGGTCGGACTGCAGCTCCCGGCGGCCAGCATGAAGCGGGACGTGCGCATCCTGCTGCTTGGCGAGG CCCAGGTGGGGAAGACGTCGCTGATCTTGTCGCTGGTGGGCGAGGAGTTTCCCGAGGAGGTAAGGCCGAGCGCGCCCCCGCGCCCAAGAAGGGCCCAGGTCCGGGCGCCGCCGCTCTCCGCCCTTCCCGGCTGTCCTCACGGCCGCGTCTGCCCCAGGTCCCTCCCCGGGCAGAAGAGATCACCATTCCCGCGGACGTCACCCCAGAGAAGGTGCCCACCCACATCGTGGATTACTCAG GCTGAGCAGACAGTCGAGGAGCTTCAGGACGAGATTCACAAG gCAAATGTGGTGTGCGTGGTGTATGACGTGTCTGAGGAGGCCACTATTGAGAAG ATCCGAACCAAATGGATCCCGCTGGTGAATGGGGATACCAAGAGGGGGCCCAG GGTCCCCATTATCCTGGTGGGCAACAAGTCGGACCTGCGGCCAGGGGGCTCCATGGAGGCTGTGCTGCCCATCATGAGCCAGTTCCCTGAGATCGAGACCTGTGTGGAG TGCTCGGCGAAGAACCTGAAAAACATCTCAGAGCTGTTCTACTACGCACAGAAGGCCGTGCTACACCCCACGGCCCCCCTCTATGACCCTGAGGCCAAGCAG CTGATGCCCGAGTGCGCCCAGGCCCTTACACGCATCTTCAGGCTCTCAGACCAGGACATGGACCAGGTGCTCAGTGACCAGGAGCTTAATGCTTTCCAG ATGTCCTGCTTCGGGCACCCTCTTGCCCCGCAGGCCCTGGAGGATGTGAAGGTGGTGGTGAGCAAGAATGTGGCAGGAGGCGTGCGGGATGACCGGCTGACCCTGGACG GCTTCCTTTTCTTGAACACGCTCTTCATCCAGCGAGGCCGCCACGAGACCACGTGGACCATCCTGAGGCGCTTTGGCTATGGCGACTCGCTTGAGCTGACGGCCAACTACCTCTGCCCACC GCTCCATGTGCCCCCCGGATGCAGCACCGAGCTCAACCACCGCGGCTACCAGTTTGTGCAGAGGATGTTCGAGAAGCATGACCAG GACCGAGATGGCGCCCTCTCGCCAGCAGAGCTGCAGAGCCTTTTCAGCGTGTTTCCTGCTGCTCCCTGGGGCCCCCAGCTCCCTCGCACAGTCCGCACCGAGGCCGGTCGGTTGCCTCTGCACGGGTATCTCTGCCAGTGGAC TCTGGTGACCTACTTGGACGTCCAGCACTGTCTTGAGCACCTTGGCTACCTGGGCTTCCCCACCCTCTGCGAGCAGGATTCCCAGGCCCACGCCATCACAG TCACCCGGGAGAAGAGGCTGGACCAGGAGAAGGGACAAACGCAGAGAAACGTTTTCTTGTGCAAGGTGGTAGGGGCCCGCGGAGTGGGCAAGTCCTCCTTCCTGCAGGCTTTCCTTGGCCATGGCCTGGGG GATGCTGGGGAGCCTGCCGGGGAGTCCTCTGCCTACACCATCGACACCGTGCAGGTCAACGGGCAGGAGAAGTACCTGATC CTGTGTGAGGTGGGTGCAGACAGCCTCCTGACCACCTCGGCCGACGCCACCTGTGACATCGCCTGCTTGATGTTTGACAGCAGCCACCCCAGGTCCTTCTCGCTGTGCGCCAGTGTCTACAAG ACACCTTGTCCACGGGGAGCTGCACGCCACCTCCTTCTGGCTCCGGGTGGCGCTGGGGGCCGTCGGGGCTGCCGTTGCTGCCGTTCTCAGCTTCTCACTCTACAGGGTCTTGGTGAAGAGCCGATGAGGTCCCAGACCCCACAGTCTGATCTCAGGGTGCTGGTGTGGGGCCACTTGCTTGGTGGGGGATGGAGACCCTCTCAACTTTCCTCCTGA
- the RHOT2 gene encoding mitochondrial Rho GTPase 2 isoform X3, giving the protein MSCGGGAALGKGPAPLAGAALAVPGVPTRWRRRAARPVWPARLAREDARAGAGSAGAATARVGVVGGGRACTGVGLQLPAASMKRDVRILLLGEAQVGKTSLILSLVGEEFPEEVRPSAPPRPRRAQVRAPPLSALPGCPHGRVCPRSLPGQKRSPFPRTSPQRRCPPTSWITQAEQTVEELQDEIHKANVVCVVYDVSEEATIEKIRTKWIPLVNGDTKRGPRVPIILVGNKSDLRPGGSMEAVLPIMSQFPEIETCVECSAKNLKNISELFYYAQKAVLHPTAPLYDPEAKQLMPECAQALTRIFRLSDQDMDQVLSDQELNAFQMSCFGHPLAPQALEDVKVVVSKNVAGGVRDDRLTLDGFLFLNTLFIQRGRHETTWTILRRFGYGDSLELTANYLCPPLHVPPGCSTELNHRGYQFVQRMFEKHDQDRDGALSPAELQSLFSVFPAAPWGPQLPRTVRTEAGRLPLHGYLCQWTLVTYLDVQHCLEHLGYLGFPTLCEQDSQAHAITVTREKRLDQEKGQTQRNVFLCKVVGARGVGKSSFLQAFLGHGLGDAGEPAGESSAYTIDTVQVNGQEKYLILCEVGADSLLTTSADATCDIACLMFDSSHPRSFSLCASVYKRHYMDRQTPCLFVSSKADLPEGVLLPGLSPTEFCRRHRLPAPALFSCAGPAEPRAAIFTRLATMAAFPHLVHGELHATSFWLRVALGAVGAAVAAVLSFSLYRVLVKSR; this is encoded by the exons ATGAGCTGCGGGGGCGGGGCGGCACTGGGCAAAGGCCCCGCCCCCCTGGCCGGCGCGGCGCTGGCAGTGCCCGGCGTGCCCACGCGGTGGCGCCGCCGGGCAGCTAGGCCGGTCTGGCCCGCCCGCCTCGCTAGAGAGGATGCGCGGGCGGGGGCCGGAAGTGCGGGCGCAGCTACAGCGCGGGTCGGGGTCGTGGGCGGGGGCCGGGCCTGCACTGGGGTCGGACTGCAGCTCCCGGCGGCCAGCATGAAGCGGGACGTGCGCATCCTGCTGCTTGGCGAGG CCCAGGTGGGGAAGACGTCGCTGATCTTGTCGCTGGTGGGCGAGGAGTTTCCCGAGGAGGTAAGGCCGAGCGCGCCCCCGCGCCCAAGAAGGGCCCAGGTCCGGGCGCCGCCGCTCTCCGCCCTTCCCGGCTGTCCTCACGGCCGCGTCTGCCCCAGGTCCCTCCCCGGGCAGAAGAGATCACCATTCCCGCGGACGTCACCCCAGAGAAGGTGCCCACCCACATCGTGGATTACTCAG GCTGAGCAGACAGTCGAGGAGCTTCAGGACGAGATTCACAAG gCAAATGTGGTGTGCGTGGTGTATGACGTGTCTGAGGAGGCCACTATTGAGAAG ATCCGAACCAAATGGATCCCGCTGGTGAATGGGGATACCAAGAGGGGGCCCAG GGTCCCCATTATCCTGGTGGGCAACAAGTCGGACCTGCGGCCAGGGGGCTCCATGGAGGCTGTGCTGCCCATCATGAGCCAGTTCCCTGAGATCGAGACCTGTGTGGAG TGCTCGGCGAAGAACCTGAAAAACATCTCAGAGCTGTTCTACTACGCACAGAAGGCCGTGCTACACCCCACGGCCCCCCTCTATGACCCTGAGGCCAAGCAG CTGATGCCCGAGTGCGCCCAGGCCCTTACACGCATCTTCAGGCTCTCAGACCAGGACATGGACCAGGTGCTCAGTGACCAGGAGCTTAATGCTTTCCAG ATGTCCTGCTTCGGGCACCCTCTTGCCCCGCAGGCCCTGGAGGATGTGAAGGTGGTGGTGAGCAAGAATGTGGCAGGAGGCGTGCGGGATGACCGGCTGACCCTGGACG GCTTCCTTTTCTTGAACACGCTCTTCATCCAGCGAGGCCGCCACGAGACCACGTGGACCATCCTGAGGCGCTTTGGCTATGGCGACTCGCTTGAGCTGACGGCCAACTACCTCTGCCCACC GCTCCATGTGCCCCCCGGATGCAGCACCGAGCTCAACCACCGCGGCTACCAGTTTGTGCAGAGGATGTTCGAGAAGCATGACCAG GACCGAGATGGCGCCCTCTCGCCAGCAGAGCTGCAGAGCCTTTTCAGCGTGTTTCCTGCTGCTCCCTGGGGCCCCCAGCTCCCTCGCACAGTCCGCACCGAGGCCGGTCGGTTGCCTCTGCACGGGTATCTCTGCCAGTGGAC TCTGGTGACCTACTTGGACGTCCAGCACTGTCTTGAGCACCTTGGCTACCTGGGCTTCCCCACCCTCTGCGAGCAGGATTCCCAGGCCCACGCCATCACAG TCACCCGGGAGAAGAGGCTGGACCAGGAGAAGGGACAAACGCAGAGAAACGTTTTCTTGTGCAAGGTGGTAGGGGCCCGCGGAGTGGGCAAGTCCTCCTTCCTGCAGGCTTTCCTTGGCCATGGCCTGGGG GATGCTGGGGAGCCTGCCGGGGAGTCCTCTGCCTACACCATCGACACCGTGCAGGTCAACGGGCAGGAGAAGTACCTGATC CTGTGTGAGGTGGGTGCAGACAGCCTCCTGACCACCTCGGCCGACGCCACCTGTGACATCGCCTGCTTGATGTTTGACAGCAGCCACCCCAGGTCCTTCTCGCTGTGCGCCAGTGTCTACAAG cgCCACTACATGGACAGGCAGACCCCCTGCCTCTTCGTCTCCTCCAAGGCTGACTTGCCCGAAGGCGTCTTGCTGCCTGGTCTGTCTCCAACTGAGTTCTGCCGTAGGCACCGGCTGCCCGCCCCCGCCCTGTTCTCTTGTGCCGGCCCAGCCGAGCCCCGCGCGGCCATCTTCACCCGGCTCGCCACAATGGCCGCCTTCCC ACACCTTGTCCACGGGGAGCTGCACGCCACCTCCTTCTGGCTCCGGGTGGCGCTGGGGGCCGTCGGGGCTGCCGTTGCTGCCGTTCTCAGCTTCTCACTCTACAGGGTCTTGGTGAAGAGCCGATGA
- the RHOT2 gene encoding mitochondrial Rho GTPase 2 isoform X5, giving the protein MSCGGGAALGKGPAPLAGAALAVPGVPTRWRRRAARPVWPARLAREDARAGAGSAGAATARVGVVGGGRACTGVGLQLPAASMKRDVRILLLGEAQVGKTSLILSLVGEEFPEEVPPRAEEITIPADVTPEKVPTHIVDYSEAEQTVEELQDEIHKANVVCVVYDVSEEATIEKIRTKWIPLVNGDTKRGPRVPIILVGNKSDLRPGGSMEAVLPIMSQFPEIETCVECSAKNLKNISELFYYAQKAVLHPTAPLYDPEAKQLMPECAQALTRIFRLSDQDMDQVLSDQELNAFQMSCFGHPLAPQALEDVKVVVSKNVAGGVRDDRLTLDGFLFLNTLFIQRGRHETTWTILRRFGYGDSLELTANYLCPPLHVPPGCSTELNHRGYQFVQRMFEKHDQDRDGALSPAELQSLFSVFPAAPWGPQLPRTVRTEAGRLPLHGYLCQWTLVTYLDVQHCLEHLGYLGFPTLCEQDSQAHAITVTREKRLDQEKGQTQRNVFLCKVVGARGVGKSSFLQAFLGHGLGDAGEPAGESSAYTIDTVQVNGQEKYLILCEVGADSLLTTSADATCDIACLMFDSSHPRSFSLCASVYKRHYMDRQTPCLFVSSKADLPEGVLLPGLSPTEFCRRHRLPAPALFSCAGPAEPRAAIFTRLATMAAFPHLVHGELHATSFWLRVALGAVGAAVAAVLSFSLYRVLVKSR; this is encoded by the exons ATGAGCTGCGGGGGCGGGGCGGCACTGGGCAAAGGCCCCGCCCCCCTGGCCGGCGCGGCGCTGGCAGTGCCCGGCGTGCCCACGCGGTGGCGCCGCCGGGCAGCTAGGCCGGTCTGGCCCGCCCGCCTCGCTAGAGAGGATGCGCGGGCGGGGGCCGGAAGTGCGGGCGCAGCTACAGCGCGGGTCGGGGTCGTGGGCGGGGGCCGGGCCTGCACTGGGGTCGGACTGCAGCTCCCGGCGGCCAGCATGAAGCGGGACGTGCGCATCCTGCTGCTTGGCGAGG CCCAGGTGGGGAAGACGTCGCTGATCTTGTCGCTGGTGGGCGAGGAGTTTCCCGAGGAG GTCCCTCCCCGGGCAGAAGAGATCACCATTCCCGCGGACGTCACCCCAGAGAAGGTGCCCACCCACATCGTGGATTACTCAG AGGCTGAGCAGACAGTCGAGGAGCTTCAGGACGAGATTCACAAG gCAAATGTGGTGTGCGTGGTGTATGACGTGTCTGAGGAGGCCACTATTGAGAAG ATCCGAACCAAATGGATCCCGCTGGTGAATGGGGATACCAAGAGGGGGCCCAG GGTCCCCATTATCCTGGTGGGCAACAAGTCGGACCTGCGGCCAGGGGGCTCCATGGAGGCTGTGCTGCCCATCATGAGCCAGTTCCCTGAGATCGAGACCTGTGTGGAG TGCTCGGCGAAGAACCTGAAAAACATCTCAGAGCTGTTCTACTACGCACAGAAGGCCGTGCTACACCCCACGGCCCCCCTCTATGACCCTGAGGCCAAGCAG CTGATGCCCGAGTGCGCCCAGGCCCTTACACGCATCTTCAGGCTCTCAGACCAGGACATGGACCAGGTGCTCAGTGACCAGGAGCTTAATGCTTTCCAG ATGTCCTGCTTCGGGCACCCTCTTGCCCCGCAGGCCCTGGAGGATGTGAAGGTGGTGGTGAGCAAGAATGTGGCAGGAGGCGTGCGGGATGACCGGCTGACCCTGGACG GCTTCCTTTTCTTGAACACGCTCTTCATCCAGCGAGGCCGCCACGAGACCACGTGGACCATCCTGAGGCGCTTTGGCTATGGCGACTCGCTTGAGCTGACGGCCAACTACCTCTGCCCACC GCTCCATGTGCCCCCCGGATGCAGCACCGAGCTCAACCACCGCGGCTACCAGTTTGTGCAGAGGATGTTCGAGAAGCATGACCAG GACCGAGATGGCGCCCTCTCGCCAGCAGAGCTGCAGAGCCTTTTCAGCGTGTTTCCTGCTGCTCCCTGGGGCCCCCAGCTCCCTCGCACAGTCCGCACCGAGGCCGGTCGGTTGCCTCTGCACGGGTATCTCTGCCAGTGGAC TCTGGTGACCTACTTGGACGTCCAGCACTGTCTTGAGCACCTTGGCTACCTGGGCTTCCCCACCCTCTGCGAGCAGGATTCCCAGGCCCACGCCATCACAG TCACCCGGGAGAAGAGGCTGGACCAGGAGAAGGGACAAACGCAGAGAAACGTTTTCTTGTGCAAGGTGGTAGGGGCCCGCGGAGTGGGCAAGTCCTCCTTCCTGCAGGCTTTCCTTGGCCATGGCCTGGGG GATGCTGGGGAGCCTGCCGGGGAGTCCTCTGCCTACACCATCGACACCGTGCAGGTCAACGGGCAGGAGAAGTACCTGATC CTGTGTGAGGTGGGTGCAGACAGCCTCCTGACCACCTCGGCCGACGCCACCTGTGACATCGCCTGCTTGATGTTTGACAGCAGCCACCCCAGGTCCTTCTCGCTGTGCGCCAGTGTCTACAAG cgCCACTACATGGACAGGCAGACCCCCTGCCTCTTCGTCTCCTCCAAGGCTGACTTGCCCGAAGGCGTCTTGCTGCCTGGTCTGTCTCCAACTGAGTTCTGCCGTAGGCACCGGCTGCCCGCCCCCGCCCTGTTCTCTTGTGCCGGCCCAGCCGAGCCCCGCGCGGCCATCTTCACCCGGCTCGCCACAATGGCCGCCTTCCC ACACCTTGTCCACGGGGAGCTGCACGCCACCTCCTTCTGGCTCCGGGTGGCGCTGGGGGCCGTCGGGGCTGCCGTTGCTGCCGTTCTCAGCTTCTCACTCTACAGGGTCTTGGTGAAGAGCCGATGA
- the RHOT2 gene encoding mitochondrial Rho GTPase 2 isoform X1 — MSCGGGAALGKGPAPLAGAALAVPGVPTRWRRRAARPVWPARLAREDARAGAGSAGAATARVGVVGGGRACTGVGLQLPAASMKRDVRILLLGEAQVGKTSLILSLVGEEFPEEVRPSAPPRPRRAQVRAPPLSALPGCPHGRVCPRSLPGQKRSPFPRTSPQRRCPPTSWITQAEQTVEELQDEIHKANVVCVVYDVSEEATIEKIRTKWIPLVNGDTKRGPRVPIILVGNKSDLRPGGSMEAVLPIMSQFPEIETCVECSAKNLKNISELFYYAQKAVLHPTAPLYDPEAKQLMPECAQALTRIFRLSDQDMDQVLSDQELNAFQMSCFGHPLAPQALEDVKVVVSKNVAGGVRDDRLTLDGFLFLNTLFIQRGRHETTWTILRRFGYGDSLELTANYLCPPLHVPPGCSTELNHRGYQFVQRMFEKHDQDRDGALSPAELQSLFSVFPAAPWGPQLPRTVRTEAGRLPLHGYLCQWTLVTYLDVQHCLEHLGYLGFPTLCEQDSQAHAITVTREKRLDQEKGQTQRNVFLCKVVGARGVGKSSFLQAFLGHGLGDAGEPAGESSAYTIDTVQVNGQEKYLILCEVGADSLLTTSADATCDIACLMFDSSHPRSFSLCASVYKRHYMDRQTPCLFVSSKADLPEGVLLPGLSPTEFCRRHRLPAPALFSCAGPAEPRAAIFTRLATMAAFPWVPGSKPLCGRPLPVPGEWHSCGVRTGVSQGCRVGLGACADAQAGPSGPGLTGCPLVWGYCHAGH, encoded by the exons ATGAGCTGCGGGGGCGGGGCGGCACTGGGCAAAGGCCCCGCCCCCCTGGCCGGCGCGGCGCTGGCAGTGCCCGGCGTGCCCACGCGGTGGCGCCGCCGGGCAGCTAGGCCGGTCTGGCCCGCCCGCCTCGCTAGAGAGGATGCGCGGGCGGGGGCCGGAAGTGCGGGCGCAGCTACAGCGCGGGTCGGGGTCGTGGGCGGGGGCCGGGCCTGCACTGGGGTCGGACTGCAGCTCCCGGCGGCCAGCATGAAGCGGGACGTGCGCATCCTGCTGCTTGGCGAGG CCCAGGTGGGGAAGACGTCGCTGATCTTGTCGCTGGTGGGCGAGGAGTTTCCCGAGGAGGTAAGGCCGAGCGCGCCCCCGCGCCCAAGAAGGGCCCAGGTCCGGGCGCCGCCGCTCTCCGCCCTTCCCGGCTGTCCTCACGGCCGCGTCTGCCCCAGGTCCCTCCCCGGGCAGAAGAGATCACCATTCCCGCGGACGTCACCCCAGAGAAGGTGCCCACCCACATCGTGGATTACTCAG GCTGAGCAGACAGTCGAGGAGCTTCAGGACGAGATTCACAAG gCAAATGTGGTGTGCGTGGTGTATGACGTGTCTGAGGAGGCCACTATTGAGAAG ATCCGAACCAAATGGATCCCGCTGGTGAATGGGGATACCAAGAGGGGGCCCAG GGTCCCCATTATCCTGGTGGGCAACAAGTCGGACCTGCGGCCAGGGGGCTCCATGGAGGCTGTGCTGCCCATCATGAGCCAGTTCCCTGAGATCGAGACCTGTGTGGAG TGCTCGGCGAAGAACCTGAAAAACATCTCAGAGCTGTTCTACTACGCACAGAAGGCCGTGCTACACCCCACGGCCCCCCTCTATGACCCTGAGGCCAAGCAG CTGATGCCCGAGTGCGCCCAGGCCCTTACACGCATCTTCAGGCTCTCAGACCAGGACATGGACCAGGTGCTCAGTGACCAGGAGCTTAATGCTTTCCAG ATGTCCTGCTTCGGGCACCCTCTTGCCCCGCAGGCCCTGGAGGATGTGAAGGTGGTGGTGAGCAAGAATGTGGCAGGAGGCGTGCGGGATGACCGGCTGACCCTGGACG GCTTCCTTTTCTTGAACACGCTCTTCATCCAGCGAGGCCGCCACGAGACCACGTGGACCATCCTGAGGCGCTTTGGCTATGGCGACTCGCTTGAGCTGACGGCCAACTACCTCTGCCCACC GCTCCATGTGCCCCCCGGATGCAGCACCGAGCTCAACCACCGCGGCTACCAGTTTGTGCAGAGGATGTTCGAGAAGCATGACCAG GACCGAGATGGCGCCCTCTCGCCAGCAGAGCTGCAGAGCCTTTTCAGCGTGTTTCCTGCTGCTCCCTGGGGCCCCCAGCTCCCTCGCACAGTCCGCACCGAGGCCGGTCGGTTGCCTCTGCACGGGTATCTCTGCCAGTGGAC TCTGGTGACCTACTTGGACGTCCAGCACTGTCTTGAGCACCTTGGCTACCTGGGCTTCCCCACCCTCTGCGAGCAGGATTCCCAGGCCCACGCCATCACAG TCACCCGGGAGAAGAGGCTGGACCAGGAGAAGGGACAAACGCAGAGAAACGTTTTCTTGTGCAAGGTGGTAGGGGCCCGCGGAGTGGGCAAGTCCTCCTTCCTGCAGGCTTTCCTTGGCCATGGCCTGGGG GATGCTGGGGAGCCTGCCGGGGAGTCCTCTGCCTACACCATCGACACCGTGCAGGTCAACGGGCAGGAGAAGTACCTGATC CTGTGTGAGGTGGGTGCAGACAGCCTCCTGACCACCTCGGCCGACGCCACCTGTGACATCGCCTGCTTGATGTTTGACAGCAGCCACCCCAGGTCCTTCTCGCTGTGCGCCAGTGTCTACAAG cgCCACTACATGGACAGGCAGACCCCCTGCCTCTTCGTCTCCTCCAAGGCTGACTTGCCCGAAGGCGTCTTGCTGCCTGGTCTGTCTCCAACTGAGTTCTGCCGTAGGCACCGGCTGCCCGCCCCCGCCCTGTTCTCTTGTGCCGGCCCAGCCGAGCCCCGCGCGGCCATCTTCACCCGGCTCGCCACAATGGCCGCCTTCCCGTGGGTACCAGGATCGAAGCCCCTGTGTGGGAGACCCCTCCCTGTCCCAGGAGAGTGGCACAGCTGTGGTGTCAGGACTGGAGTCAGTCAAGGTTGCAGGGTGGGCCTTGGTGCCTGTGCTGATGCTCAGGCGGGGCCCTCGGGGCCTGGCCTGACAGGCTGCCCTCTAGTCTGGGGGTACTGCCATGCTGGGCACTGA
- the RHOT2 gene encoding mitochondrial Rho GTPase 2 isoform X2: protein MSCGGGAALGKGPAPLAGAALAVPGVPTRWRRRAARPVWPARLAREDARAGAGSAGAATARVGVVGGGRACTGVGLQLPAASMKRDVRILLLGEGGEDVADLVAGGRGVSRGGKAERAPAPKKGPGPGAAALRPSRLSSRPRLPQVPPRAEEITIPADVTPEKVPTHIVDYSEAEQTVEELQDEIHKANVVCVVYDVSEEATIEKIRTKWIPLVNGDTKRGPRVPIILVGNKSDLRPGGSMEAVLPIMSQFPEIETCVECSAKNLKNISELFYYAQKAVLHPTAPLYDPEAKQLMPECAQALTRIFRLSDQDMDQVLSDQELNAFQMSCFGHPLAPQALEDVKVVVSKNVAGGVRDDRLTLDGFLFLNTLFIQRGRHETTWTILRRFGYGDSLELTANYLCPPLHVPPGCSTELNHRGYQFVQRMFEKHDQDRDGALSPAELQSLFSVFPAAPWGPQLPRTVRTEAGRLPLHGYLCQWTLVTYLDVQHCLEHLGYLGFPTLCEQDSQAHAITVTREKRLDQEKGQTQRNVFLCKVVGARGVGKSSFLQAFLGHGLGDAGEPAGESSAYTIDTVQVNGQEKYLILCEVGADSLLTTSADATCDIACLMFDSSHPRSFSLCASVYKRHYMDRQTPCLFVSSKADLPEGVLLPGLSPTEFCRRHRLPAPALFSCAGPAEPRAAIFTRLATMAAFPWVPGSKPLCGRPLPVPGEWHSCGVRTGVSQGCRVGLGACADAQAGPSGPGLTGCPLVWGYCHAGH, encoded by the exons ATGAGCTGCGGGGGCGGGGCGGCACTGGGCAAAGGCCCCGCCCCCCTGGCCGGCGCGGCGCTGGCAGTGCCCGGCGTGCCCACGCGGTGGCGCCGCCGGGCAGCTAGGCCGGTCTGGCCCGCCCGCCTCGCTAGAGAGGATGCGCGGGCGGGGGCCGGAAGTGCGGGCGCAGCTACAGCGCGGGTCGGGGTCGTGGGCGGGGGCCGGGCCTGCACTGGGGTCGGACTGCAGCTCCCGGCGGCCAGCATGAAGCGGGACGTGCGCATCCTGCTGCTTGGCGAGG GTGGGGAAGACGTCGCTGATCTTGTCGCTGGTGGGCGAGGAGTTTCCCGAGGAGGTAAGGCCGAGCGCGCCCCCGCGCCCAAGAAGGGCCCAGGTCCGGGCGCCGCCGCTCTCCGCCCTTCCCGGCTGTCCTCACGGCCGCGTCTGCCCCAGGTCCCTCCCCGGGCAGAAGAGATCACCATTCCCGCGGACGTCACCCCAGAGAAGGTGCCCACCCACATCGTGGATTACTCAG AGGCTGAGCAGACAGTCGAGGAGCTTCAGGACGAGATTCACAAG gCAAATGTGGTGTGCGTGGTGTATGACGTGTCTGAGGAGGCCACTATTGAGAAG ATCCGAACCAAATGGATCCCGCTGGTGAATGGGGATACCAAGAGGGGGCCCAG GGTCCCCATTATCCTGGTGGGCAACAAGTCGGACCTGCGGCCAGGGGGCTCCATGGAGGCTGTGCTGCCCATCATGAGCCAGTTCCCTGAGATCGAGACCTGTGTGGAG TGCTCGGCGAAGAACCTGAAAAACATCTCAGAGCTGTTCTACTACGCACAGAAGGCCGTGCTACACCCCACGGCCCCCCTCTATGACCCTGAGGCCAAGCAG CTGATGCCCGAGTGCGCCCAGGCCCTTACACGCATCTTCAGGCTCTCAGACCAGGACATGGACCAGGTGCTCAGTGACCAGGAGCTTAATGCTTTCCAG ATGTCCTGCTTCGGGCACCCTCTTGCCCCGCAGGCCCTGGAGGATGTGAAGGTGGTGGTGAGCAAGAATGTGGCAGGAGGCGTGCGGGATGACCGGCTGACCCTGGACG GCTTCCTTTTCTTGAACACGCTCTTCATCCAGCGAGGCCGCCACGAGACCACGTGGACCATCCTGAGGCGCTTTGGCTATGGCGACTCGCTTGAGCTGACGGCCAACTACCTCTGCCCACC GCTCCATGTGCCCCCCGGATGCAGCACCGAGCTCAACCACCGCGGCTACCAGTTTGTGCAGAGGATGTTCGAGAAGCATGACCAG GACCGAGATGGCGCCCTCTCGCCAGCAGAGCTGCAGAGCCTTTTCAGCGTGTTTCCTGCTGCTCCCTGGGGCCCCCAGCTCCCTCGCACAGTCCGCACCGAGGCCGGTCGGTTGCCTCTGCACGGGTATCTCTGCCAGTGGAC TCTGGTGACCTACTTGGACGTCCAGCACTGTCTTGAGCACCTTGGCTACCTGGGCTTCCCCACCCTCTGCGAGCAGGATTCCCAGGCCCACGCCATCACAG TCACCCGGGAGAAGAGGCTGGACCAGGAGAAGGGACAAACGCAGAGAAACGTTTTCTTGTGCAAGGTGGTAGGGGCCCGCGGAGTGGGCAAGTCCTCCTTCCTGCAGGCTTTCCTTGGCCATGGCCTGGGG GATGCTGGGGAGCCTGCCGGGGAGTCCTCTGCCTACACCATCGACACCGTGCAGGTCAACGGGCAGGAGAAGTACCTGATC CTGTGTGAGGTGGGTGCAGACAGCCTCCTGACCACCTCGGCCGACGCCACCTGTGACATCGCCTGCTTGATGTTTGACAGCAGCCACCCCAGGTCCTTCTCGCTGTGCGCCAGTGTCTACAAG cgCCACTACATGGACAGGCAGACCCCCTGCCTCTTCGTCTCCTCCAAGGCTGACTTGCCCGAAGGCGTCTTGCTGCCTGGTCTGTCTCCAACTGAGTTCTGCCGTAGGCACCGGCTGCCCGCCCCCGCCCTGTTCTCTTGTGCCGGCCCAGCCGAGCCCCGCGCGGCCATCTTCACCCGGCTCGCCACAATGGCCGCCTTCCCGTGGGTACCAGGATCGAAGCCCCTGTGTGGGAGACCCCTCCCTGTCCCAGGAGAGTGGCACAGCTGTGGTGTCAGGACTGGAGTCAGTCAAGGTTGCAGGGTGGGCCTTGGTGCCTGTGCTGATGCTCAGGCGGGGCCCTCGGGGCCTGGCCTGACAGGCTGCCCTCTAGTCTGGGGGTACTGCCATGCTGGGCACTGA